In a single window of the Terriglobus roseus genome:
- the ruvC gene encoding crossover junction endodeoxyribonuclease RuvC, producing the protein MRVFGIDCGTEYTGWGVVQVEETARERRLVPIAAGAIKLDKKQKTPLRLQQVFAELTGLMVMYEPDCVAIEDVFFAANAKSALKLGHVRGVAMLAAATCNLQVSEYAPLSIKSAVVGYGLAAKEQVQFMVARLLDLEKAPEPADAADALAIAICHVHTAQTHFGMGVR; encoded by the coding sequence ATGCGCGTCTTCGGGATCGACTGCGGCACGGAATACACCGGCTGGGGCGTAGTGCAGGTAGAAGAGACTGCGCGGGAACGCCGTCTGGTTCCCATCGCCGCAGGTGCCATCAAACTCGACAAGAAGCAGAAGACGCCGCTTCGCCTGCAACAGGTCTTCGCGGAGCTGACCGGCCTCATGGTGATGTACGAACCCGACTGTGTGGCTATTGAAGATGTCTTTTTCGCCGCCAATGCGAAGAGCGCACTGAAGCTGGGCCATGTGCGCGGAGTCGCCATGCTCGCCGCGGCGACCTGCAATCTCCAGGTGAGTGAGTACGCTCCGCTATCCATTAAGAGCGCCGTTGTGGGCTATGGCCTTGCCGCGAAGGAACAGGTACAGTTCATGGTTGCGCGGCTGCTTGATCTGGAAAAAGCGCCCGAGCCAGCGGACGCAGCCGACGCTCTGGCGATTGCGATCTGCCATGTGCATACCGCACAAACACACTTTGGTATGGGTGTCCGTTGA
- a CDS encoding acyl-CoA desaturase, whose amino-acid sequence MSPVVDQSAAEQTRSAPVATAPVRLVAAAVEAREKVKMDLRMGREHQQGRINWITLIAFGAFHALAVVALFFWSWKYVACFAVMYFLAINVGIGMTYHRLLTHRGYRVPRWLEIFMTACGTMALEGGPIFWVATHRVHHQHSDQEGDPHTPHDGTWWAHVGWIITGRAMHSETALLGRYAPDLTRDPAQRWLSKYHWLPLTITGFLQMGLGYYLGGVHDMLGMVLWGTFLRVVVGVNATWFVNSASHMFGRRRFETKDDSRNNWWVAILTGGEGWHNNHHAHPVSARHGLVWYEFDINYYGILLLKKLGIAKKVQVANWDPANPKPAGA is encoded by the coding sequence ATGTCTCCTGTTGTTGATCAATCCGCTGCGGAACAGACTCGCAGCGCCCCCGTTGCAACTGCGCCTGTGCGCCTTGTTGCGGCAGCCGTTGAGGCTCGCGAGAAGGTCAAGATGGACCTCCGCATGGGCCGTGAGCACCAGCAAGGCCGTATCAACTGGATCACCCTGATCGCCTTCGGCGCGTTTCACGCCCTCGCTGTTGTCGCTCTCTTCTTCTGGTCGTGGAAGTACGTTGCCTGCTTTGCCGTCATGTATTTCCTGGCGATCAACGTCGGCATTGGCATGACGTACCATCGTCTGCTGACGCACCGCGGGTACCGTGTACCCCGCTGGCTTGAGATCTTCATGACCGCCTGCGGCACCATGGCCCTTGAGGGCGGACCCATCTTCTGGGTGGCCACGCACCGCGTGCACCATCAGCACAGCGACCAGGAAGGCGATCCGCATACGCCGCACGACGGAACCTGGTGGGCGCACGTGGGCTGGATCATCACCGGCCGCGCCATGCACAGCGAGACTGCCCTGCTGGGCCGTTACGCTCCCGATCTTACCCGTGACCCTGCACAGCGCTGGCTCAGCAAGTACCACTGGCTGCCGCTTACCATTACCGGTTTCCTCCAGATGGGCCTTGGCTACTATCTGGGCGGCGTCCACGACATGCTTGGCATGGTTCTCTGGGGCACCTTCCTCCGCGTCGTCGTCGGTGTAAACGCAACCTGGTTCGTGAACTCGGCTTCGCACATGTTCGGCCGTCGTCGCTTCGAGACCAAGGACGACAGCCGCAACAACTGGTGGGTCGCAATCCTCACCGGTGGCGAAGGCTGGCACAACAATCACCATGCCCATCCCGTCAGCGCTCGTCACGGCCTGGTCTGGTACGAGTTCGACATCAACTACTACGGCATCCTGCTGCTGAAGAAGCTGGGCATCGCGAAGAAGGTTCAGGTCGCGAACTGGGATCCGGCAAATCCCAAGCCTGCTGGCGCTTAA
- a CDS encoding sensor histidine kinase — MNITRRRGAIAFYTTLGICLVGLAVALNVGWIIVNVTERRIAMLVAGVVFFAVIIAGMVLNTIFLVREIRRNERQDSFLNAVTHELKTPIASIRLYLDTLQRRPLEESQRQEFYTRMREDNDRLLGTVEQILRAGEAGAKGLQRNGKGLLPVDIRALIRACLDETVRRHHLPEDAVKMEDETTGADLAVNGDAEGLRTAILNILDNAVKYSPGGVHITAELNTVRHGFVMLRFTDTGMGIPPGQLGRVFHRFYRVGGSASAKVKGTGLGLFIVRAIARQHGGDVTAQSHGEGRGTTITLQLPLMTADTTTKTSRRLA, encoded by the coding sequence ATGAACATCACCCGCCGCCGTGGCGCCATCGCCTTCTACACCACACTCGGCATCTGCCTGGTTGGGCTGGCCGTTGCGCTGAATGTTGGATGGATCATTGTCAACGTGACGGAGCGACGCATCGCCATGCTGGTGGCTGGTGTCGTCTTTTTCGCCGTAATCATTGCCGGCATGGTTCTGAACACCATCTTCCTGGTGCGGGAGATCCGCCGGAACGAGCGGCAGGACAGCTTTCTGAATGCCGTCACGCATGAACTCAAGACGCCCATCGCATCGATCCGCCTCTACCTCGATACGCTGCAGCGACGTCCGCTGGAAGAGTCGCAGCGGCAGGAGTTCTATACGCGCATGCGCGAGGACAACGACCGTCTGCTGGGGACGGTGGAACAGATTCTGCGAGCGGGCGAGGCGGGCGCCAAGGGCCTGCAGCGCAATGGCAAAGGACTTTTGCCGGTCGACATCCGTGCGCTGATCCGAGCATGCCTGGACGAGACGGTGCGGCGTCACCACCTGCCCGAAGACGCCGTGAAGATGGAGGATGAGACCACAGGCGCGGACCTCGCCGTCAACGGGGATGCCGAGGGCCTGCGGACCGCGATCCTGAACATCCTGGACAACGCCGTAAAGTATTCGCCGGGCGGTGTACACATTACGGCGGAGCTCAATACAGTGCGGCACGGCTTCGTGATGCTGCGATTTACGGACACCGGAATGGGGATACCGCCCGGCCAGCTAGGCCGCGTCTTCCATCGCTTCTACCGGGTGGGCGGCAGTGCATCGGCCAAGGTCAAGGGGACGGGCCTGGGCCTGTTCATCGTGCGCGCCATCGCGCGGCAGCATGGCGGAGACGTGACCGCGCAGAGTCACGGAGAAGGCCGCGGCACGACCATTACGCTTCAGTTGCCGCTGATGACCGCAGACACCACCACGAAGACATCGAGGAGACTGGCTTGA
- a CDS encoding response regulator transcription factor, with protein sequence MSDSPLIALVEDEEHLADALLFNLKAEGFRVHHEADGEAALKWLLNAPERPRAVLLDVMLPGMDGFAIARALRSANNYVPILMLTARDRPEDVLEGFESGADDYLNKPFDLSILLARLNSLLRRMQWQQESVPAEPIPEPEEVRDIYEFDGKTINFDTLEIHASGKVTRLTLMEADLLRYLLVREGRVVSRKEILEEVWRVREDTDTRAIDNFIVRLRRYLEDDPVRPKHLLTVRGVGYRFVIGE encoded by the coding sequence TTGAGCGACTCACCCCTGATAGCGCTGGTCGAGGACGAGGAGCACCTCGCCGATGCCCTGCTCTTCAACCTGAAGGCTGAGGGCTTTCGCGTGCACCACGAAGCGGACGGCGAGGCCGCGCTGAAGTGGCTGCTGAATGCCCCGGAACGCCCGCGTGCGGTCCTGCTGGACGTGATGCTGCCGGGCATGGACGGCTTCGCCATCGCACGTGCGCTGCGATCCGCGAACAACTACGTTCCTATCCTGATGTTGACGGCGCGTGACCGCCCGGAGGACGTGCTGGAGGGTTTCGAGTCTGGTGCGGACGACTACCTGAACAAGCCCTTCGATCTGTCGATCTTGCTGGCCCGGCTGAACAGCCTGCTGCGCCGCATGCAGTGGCAACAGGAGTCGGTGCCTGCGGAACCGATCCCCGAGCCGGAAGAAGTCCGCGACATCTACGAGTTCGACGGCAAGACCATCAACTTCGACACGCTGGAGATACACGCCAGCGGCAAAGTCACCCGGCTGACGCTGATGGAAGCGGACCTGCTGCGCTACCTGCTGGTCCGTGAAGGACGCGTCGTCTCGCGCAAGGAGATTCTGGAAGAGGTCTGGCGCGTCCGCGAAGACACCGATACACGCGCCATCGACAACTTCATCGTGCGTCTGCGCCGCTACCTTGAAGACGATCCCGTGCGGCCGAAGCACCTGCTGACCGTCCGCGGGGTCGGATACCGCTTCGTCATTGGAGAGTAG
- the lptG gene encoding LPS export ABC transporter permease LptG has protein sequence MRILTRYILREVLSHAVLGGVLFTFVLFMRDLGRILELLVRGSASLHSVMLVFFYTLPTTLILTIPMTVLVGILLGLSRLSADSEVTAMRAAGFGVMQFVGVVSYAAVAALLLGLFNSMYVAPRSAAALLRLEANLKTQQASFEVQPRVFYEDFKNYVLYVQDTRPAQGATLWRHVFLADLTEPATPAITTAEQAVVLPGPGASLRLHFRDGSKHEISPKDPNQYDISTFSETDTPIQTGAQEDLKLGHADTPLVAMSFSELWHRRFEPQGRVYMIELHKRISYPVACIVLMLVGVPLGLSSRRGGKSTGFVLTVALVFVYYFLSSIGVAMAKQGKLSPGAGVWIANIVFAVVGLLLLRQMARGDVGMRGTALVRALSPVGIWLERRLPARFRSAGTTSQAAKSERPASYRPLRNNRFPLIFDDYVMRQFLSTFALVLVSFVALSIIFNFFELIGDIFRNRTPLITVGDYLLNLIPYMLYNLTPLCALLGVLVTLGSLSRTSELTAMKASGVSLYRLIAPLLLIATLLAVGLYAFGDFYLPGANRRQESLRSEIKGKPAQTFLRPDRKWISGQQDTVGEPARIFYYQFFDPDKDVFANLTVFEFQPGSFHLSRRIFASSAHWDAKVQRWVLENGWQRTFQGEAISDYKPFALSVFPEIHEQPSYFKKETRQSQEMSFGELDNYITNLQQSGFETMRLRVQLNRKLAYPLITLVMAIFAVPFALTMGKRGSLAGIATAIGMAVAYTVVASIFEAMGNVNALPPMLAAWSPDLLFGMAGGYLLLKAQT, from the coding sequence GTGCGAATTCTGACGCGTTACATTCTGCGCGAGGTGCTGTCGCATGCGGTGCTGGGCGGTGTGCTGTTTACCTTCGTTCTGTTCATGCGCGACCTCGGTCGCATCCTGGAGTTGCTGGTGCGCGGCTCCGCGTCGCTGCACTCGGTCATGCTGGTCTTTTTCTATACGCTGCCGACGACGCTGATCCTGACCATTCCGATGACGGTCCTCGTCGGCATCCTGCTGGGGTTGTCCCGGCTATCGGCGGACAGCGAAGTCACAGCCATGCGTGCCGCGGGCTTCGGCGTCATGCAATTTGTGGGAGTCGTCTCCTACGCCGCAGTGGCTGCGCTGCTGCTGGGCCTGTTCAATTCGATGTACGTTGCTCCGCGGTCGGCGGCAGCGCTGTTGCGCCTGGAAGCCAACCTGAAGACGCAGCAGGCCAGCTTTGAAGTCCAGCCGCGTGTCTTCTACGAAGACTTTAAGAACTACGTCCTTTACGTGCAGGACACGCGCCCTGCGCAGGGCGCAACGCTCTGGCGTCATGTCTTCCTTGCCGACCTGACGGAGCCCGCCACGCCTGCGATCACCACTGCCGAGCAGGCCGTGGTGCTGCCCGGTCCGGGCGCATCGCTCCGGCTGCACTTCCGCGATGGATCGAAGCATGAGATCTCGCCAAAAGACCCGAACCAGTACGACATCTCCACCTTTTCCGAGACCGACACACCCATTCAGACCGGCGCGCAGGAAGACCTGAAGCTGGGCCATGCGGACACGCCACTGGTCGCCATGTCATTCAGTGAACTGTGGCACCGCCGCTTTGAGCCGCAGGGCCGCGTCTACATGATCGAGTTACACAAGCGCATCAGCTATCCGGTCGCATGCATCGTGCTGATGCTGGTAGGTGTGCCGCTCGGATTATCATCACGGCGTGGCGGCAAAAGTACCGGCTTTGTGCTGACGGTGGCGCTTGTCTTCGTGTACTACTTCCTGTCGAGCATTGGCGTCGCCATGGCCAAGCAGGGCAAGCTATCCCCCGGCGCCGGTGTGTGGATCGCCAATATCGTCTTCGCAGTCGTCGGCCTGCTCCTGCTGCGGCAGATGGCACGGGGCGATGTCGGTATGCGCGGCACCGCGCTCGTCCGTGCTCTGTCACCGGTCGGCATCTGGCTCGAACGACGCCTGCCCGCGCGTTTCCGGTCCGCAGGCACAACGTCACAGGCCGCGAAGAGCGAACGCCCGGCAAGCTATCGTCCGCTCCGCAACAACCGCTTTCCCCTGATCTTCGATGACTACGTCATGCGCCAGTTCCTGTCGACCTTCGCGCTGGTGCTGGTCTCATTCGTCGCGCTGTCCATCATCTTCAACTTCTTCGAACTCATCGGCGACATCTTCCGCAATCGCACGCCGCTGATCACCGTTGGCGACTACCTGCTGAACCTGATCCCGTACATGCTCTACAACCTGACGCCGCTGTGTGCGCTGCTGGGCGTCCTGGTCACGCTCGGTTCCCTGTCGCGCACCAGTGAACTGACGGCGATGAAGGCCAGCGGCGTGAGCCTTTACCGCCTGATCGCGCCTTTGCTGTTAATCGCCACCCTCCTCGCCGTAGGCCTCTATGCCTTCGGCGACTTTTACCTGCCGGGTGCCAATCGCCGTCAGGAATCGCTACGCTCCGAGATCAAGGGCAAGCCCGCGCAGACGTTCCTGCGCCCCGACCGTAAGTGGATCAGCGGACAGCAGGACACGGTTGGCGAACCGGCCCGCATCTTCTACTACCAGTTCTTCGATCCGGACAAGGACGTCTTCGCGAACCTGACGGTCTTCGAATTCCAGCCGGGAAGTTTCCATCTCAGCCGCCGCATCTTCGCCAGCTCCGCGCACTGGGACGCCAAGGTACAGCGCTGGGTGCTGGAAAACGGTTGGCAACGGACCTTCCAGGGCGAAGCCATCTCAGACTACAAACCGTTTGCACTCTCCGTCTTCCCGGAGATCCACGAGCAGCCTTCCTACTTCAAGAAAGAAACCCGCCAGTCGCAGGAGATGAGTTTCGGCGAACTGGACAACTACATCACCAACCTGCAGCAGAGCGGCTTCGAAACCATGCGGCTGCGCGTCCAGTTGAACCGCAAGCTGGCGTACCCGCTTATTACGCTGGTCATGGCCATCTTCGCCGTGCCGTTTGCGCTGACGATGGGCAAGCGGGGCTCGCTGGCCGGCATTGCCACAGCCATCGGGATGGCGGTGGCATACACGGTCGTCGCCAGCATCTTTGAAGCAATGGGGAATGTCAACGCACTGCCGCCCATGCTGGCGGCGTGGTCCCCAGACCTGCTGTTCGGCATGGCTGGCGGCTACCTGCTGTTGAAGGCGCAAACTTAG
- a CDS encoding tyrosine-type recombinase/integrase yields the protein MAFVTDKSELKPGLVIFRRGDVEHRMWYCRMKIPKADRYKTVSLKTTDIEVARERAFDQDADIRFRLKHDVPVFNHPFREVGREYLLTQEARAQRGEISAARPKKIRAVIEGALDRYVGSTQVHLIGDELWGGYPAWRRVNGAGRLKRNGVREVSDEMAQNFANKEAERRTKTLNSLGIRVLKPIKVEPSAERTVPFMSDSTIRFEMSIFGAVMNFAIKKRYVPASQRYDERPKLKTMRRDEFTLEEYRKLHTVGRKWIAEADKPASTWYRTVTYNMILIACNTGMRPIEMKNLRWRDIMPAKDREGREITVLFVQGKDKSRRLVAPKSVGGYLERVRAISKRATLEDRVFTTVNGKPAKTLYVSLIADLLDKANLREGTQGVPRSTYRFRHTYATLRLQEGVDVYFLAEQMGTSVQMIEQHYGHVNTIKHADRVLQGMTGWELPHAEVDVIKAKASKAAQTHDKSRRGQHRRTG from the coding sequence ATGGCATTCGTCACCGATAAATCGGAACTCAAGCCGGGATTGGTGATCTTCCGGCGTGGCGACGTGGAGCATCGCATGTGGTACTGCCGGATGAAGATTCCGAAGGCAGACCGCTACAAAACCGTCTCTCTCAAGACAACCGATATCGAAGTGGCGCGGGAACGCGCCTTCGACCAAGATGCAGACATACGGTTCCGGCTGAAGCATGATGTCCCGGTGTTCAACCATCCGTTTCGCGAGGTCGGCAGAGAGTATCTGCTAACGCAGGAAGCCCGAGCGCAACGGGGGGAGATCAGTGCGGCGCGTCCAAAAAAGATTCGCGCCGTCATCGAAGGAGCCTTAGATCGGTATGTAGGTTCCACTCAAGTGCATTTGATCGGCGATGAACTGTGGGGCGGCTATCCGGCTTGGCGAAGAGTGAACGGCGCAGGACGCCTTAAGCGGAACGGCGTCCGCGAAGTCAGCGATGAGATGGCGCAGAACTTCGCGAATAAGGAAGCGGAGCGTCGCACCAAGACCCTGAACTCTCTTGGTATTCGAGTCTTGAAACCGATCAAGGTGGAACCGTCTGCGGAGCGGACTGTTCCCTTCATGAGTGATTCCACTATCCGCTTCGAGATGTCCATCTTCGGAGCGGTGATGAACTTTGCGATCAAGAAGCGTTACGTTCCTGCCAGTCAGCGTTACGACGAGCGCCCGAAGCTCAAGACAATGCGGCGGGATGAGTTCACGTTGGAGGAGTACCGCAAGCTTCATACGGTCGGTAGGAAATGGATCGCGGAAGCGGATAAGCCTGCAAGCACCTGGTATCGCACGGTCACATACAACATGATTCTGATTGCCTGTAATACAGGCATGCGGCCAATCGAGATGAAAAATCTACGCTGGCGAGACATCATGCCCGCAAAGGATCGTGAAGGGCGTGAAATCACTGTCTTGTTCGTGCAGGGCAAAGATAAGTCGCGGAGGTTGGTTGCGCCCAAGAGCGTCGGGGGGTATTTGGAACGTGTCCGCGCGATCTCCAAGAGAGCAACGTTGGAGGATCGAGTCTTTACTACGGTGAACGGCAAGCCTGCCAAGACGCTCTATGTATCCTTGATCGCTGATCTCTTGGACAAAGCAAACCTGCGCGAAGGCACGCAGGGCGTGCCGAGATCGACGTATCGCTTTCGGCATACCTATGCCACCCTGCGCTTACAGGAAGGCGTGGACGTGTACTTTCTTGCTGAGCAGATGGGAACGTCCGTGCAGATGATCGAGCAGCACTACGGCCATGTGAACACGATCAAGCACGCGGATCGCGTGCTACAAGGTATGACGGGATGGGAGCTGCCGCACGCGGAAGTGGACGTCATTAAGGCTAAGGCATCGAAGGCGGCGCAGACGCACGATAAATCCAGGAGAGGTCAGCACCGCAGGACAGGCTGA
- a CDS encoding DEAD/DEAH box helicase family protein yields the protein MDFTKKLGKPQVQKILDPRALYETLDRASDKGPLRPAQDYILRTWHETRRKERDLIIKLQTGQGKTLIGLLMLQARLNEGLGPAVYLCANNFLADQTKKQAREFGITNVCDDPDDSEFIAGRAILINNVSKLFNGMTRFELGPQSHPVGTLLLDDSHACADSIRSTFSISLKAGSSLYAALRDLFEPDLEYQGLGSYADIKLGKFDSVLPVPYWAWRDRLSDVTRFIAKAADSEDLKYTWPLLKDSLADCACVFSGTGLEIAPYLPDLSLFGSYWKAKHRIFMSATVTNDAFLVKGLNLSPEVIRNPLTYDGEKWYGEKMVLIPSLIDGSLSRSAIIGGFAGASTKKKSGVVALVPGTKQSREWKAKGAHAVDRYSIIEGVKKLREKQFSETLVIANYYDGIDLPDDTCRVLILDSKPFANGLTDTYADSCRASSEVTSLKLARTIEQGLGRAVRGQKDYCVVLLIGASLVRAIRSGKSRLQFSEQTQQQVSIGLSVSEDAKGEVGEGVDPVSVLNALIRQCLGRDEGWKAYYAQEMDSLTVVASEPKLLDIFAAELKAEQLYRDGSFEEAKRTTQNLVDTHYTQEDIEDRAWYLQEMARYMLPVSATESNDLQVKAHKRNKYLLKPKSGFVFERLVISEKRISAIKTWMRSFESNEAMILGGEEIIADLAFGAAASDFEEALRKLGVALGLASQRPDKEWKEGPDNLWGLREGEYLLIEAKNEVDTERKEIHKDETGQMNNACAWFKKNYPGAKVKNIMVISTKNIAKAAGFNDPVQIMQKKQLNELKTRFRQFLLEFKQADLHDLDDESLQRALQKHWLNNDDLVSKYAVDPLSAV from the coding sequence TTGGATTTCACGAAGAAATTAGGCAAACCGCAAGTTCAGAAGATCCTGGATCCACGCGCTCTTTATGAAACCTTAGACCGCGCGAGTGATAAGGGCCCTCTCCGCCCAGCGCAAGATTACATTCTCAGAACCTGGCATGAGACGCGTCGCAAGGAACGGGATCTAATCATCAAACTTCAGACTGGCCAAGGAAAAACTCTGATTGGGCTTCTGATGCTACAAGCCCGATTGAACGAAGGATTGGGACCGGCAGTTTATCTTTGCGCGAACAACTTTCTGGCGGATCAAACAAAAAAACAAGCTAGGGAGTTTGGGATTACTAACGTCTGTGATGACCCTGACGACTCAGAGTTTATAGCTGGCCGCGCCATACTCATCAACAACGTAAGCAAGCTCTTTAACGGAATGACGCGATTCGAGTTGGGACCTCAGTCACATCCTGTGGGGACTTTGCTGCTGGATGACTCTCATGCATGCGCCGACTCAATACGTTCAACCTTCAGCATCTCTCTAAAGGCGGGTTCTTCCCTCTATGCGGCTCTACGCGATTTGTTCGAACCAGATCTGGAATACCAGGGTTTAGGCTCCTATGCCGATATTAAGTTGGGCAAGTTTGACTCCGTTCTTCCTGTTCCATATTGGGCTTGGCGGGATCGGCTAAGCGACGTTACGCGCTTCATCGCTAAGGCCGCCGACAGTGAGGACCTCAAATACACTTGGCCTCTTTTGAAGGATTCGTTGGCAGATTGTGCCTGTGTGTTCTCAGGGACAGGCCTTGAAATCGCTCCTTATCTCCCCGACCTCTCTCTATTTGGCTCTTATTGGAAAGCAAAACATCGCATCTTCATGTCAGCTACCGTCACGAATGATGCTTTTCTCGTAAAGGGGCTTAATCTCTCCCCAGAAGTGATCCGCAATCCGCTCACTTACGATGGTGAAAAGTGGTACGGAGAGAAGATGGTTCTGATTCCGTCTCTAATCGACGGATCCCTGAGTCGGTCAGCAATCATCGGCGGTTTCGCGGGAGCCTCCACCAAGAAAAAATCTGGCGTAGTCGCATTGGTCCCGGGTACTAAGCAATCTCGAGAGTGGAAAGCTAAAGGAGCTCATGCCGTAGACCGCTACTCGATTATCGAGGGGGTGAAAAAGCTTCGAGAGAAGCAGTTTTCCGAGACCCTGGTTATAGCGAATTACTACGATGGAATAGATCTGCCCGACGACACTTGCCGCGTCTTGATCCTCGACTCAAAGCCCTTTGCAAACGGACTGACTGATACCTATGCGGACTCCTGTAGAGCCTCCAGCGAGGTTACGTCGCTCAAACTGGCCCGAACCATAGAGCAGGGCCTCGGACGCGCAGTACGAGGACAAAAAGACTATTGCGTGGTGCTCCTGATTGGCGCAAGTCTGGTCAGAGCAATCCGAAGCGGTAAATCCCGACTTCAATTTTCAGAACAGACACAGCAACAAGTTTCGATAGGTTTGAGTGTCTCAGAAGACGCGAAAGGGGAAGTCGGAGAAGGCGTCGATCCAGTAAGCGTCTTGAACGCCTTGATCCGCCAATGCCTCGGAAGAGATGAGGGCTGGAAGGCCTACTATGCGCAGGAGATGGACAGCTTGACGGTCGTGGCATCTGAACCGAAGCTGCTAGACATCTTCGCAGCAGAGCTTAAGGCGGAACAGCTCTATCGCGACGGATCGTTTGAGGAAGCGAAGCGTACGACTCAGAACCTGGTAGACACTCATTACACACAGGAGGACATTGAAGATCGTGCTTGGTACCTACAAGAAATGGCTCGTTACATGTTGCCGGTGAGCGCTACGGAGTCCAACGATCTTCAAGTCAAAGCCCACAAACGTAACAAATACCTTCTCAAGCCAAAATCGGGATTCGTGTTTGAACGCCTTGTTATCTCCGAGAAGCGCATTTCTGCCATCAAAACATGGATGAGGTCGTTCGAAAGCAATGAAGCAATGATCCTAGGAGGCGAAGAGATCATCGCCGACTTGGCTTTTGGAGCGGCGGCCAGTGACTTTGAAGAAGCCTTAAGGAAGCTTGGTGTAGCGCTGGGATTGGCTTCACAGCGGCCTGACAAAGAGTGGAAGGAAGGCCCTGACAACTTGTGGGGACTGCGCGAAGGCGAATACCTCTTGATAGAGGCTAAAAACGAGGTCGATACTGAACGCAAGGAGATCCACAAGGACGAAACTGGCCAGATGAACAACGCTTGCGCGTGGTTCAAAAAGAACTATCCCGGTGCAAAAGTCAAAAACATCATGGTTATTTCGACCAAAAATATAGCCAAGGCGGCAGGTTTTAACGATCCCGTTCAGATCATGCAGAAGAAACAGTTGAATGAACTAAAGACTCGTTTTCGTCAGTTCCTACTAGAGTTTAAGCAGGCGGATCTTCACGATTTGGACGACGAAAGTTTGCAGAGAGCCTTGCAAAAGCATTGGCTCAATAATGATGATCTAGTTTCCAAGTATGCTGTAGATCCTTTATCAGCTGTCTGA
- a CDS encoding Eco29kI family restriction endonuclease: MALSEVDAITGAGVYVIYYSGPFQAYGPIASANADGLNSKPIYVGKAIPKGGRKGGLSRDVSASGKALADRLRQHASSITEASNLELADFSVRHLVLDDIWIPLGENMLIESFKPVWNVALDGFGNKDPGRRRATQYKSPWDVVHPGRQFAEKLAEAPASAEFLIQRIEDYFAGKPLAKLPKALAEQEAAEQAEAEEAADEA; the protein is encoded by the coding sequence ATGGCGCTCTCCGAAGTCGATGCCATCACGGGTGCTGGAGTCTATGTCATTTACTACTCTGGGCCTTTCCAGGCCTATGGCCCGATCGCTTCAGCAAACGCGGATGGATTGAATTCCAAGCCTATCTACGTTGGCAAAGCGATACCAAAGGGCGGTCGCAAAGGCGGTTTGAGTCGTGATGTCTCAGCATCAGGGAAAGCCCTTGCTGATCGTCTTCGGCAGCATGCGAGCTCGATAACCGAAGCCTCCAACCTTGAGCTTGCTGATTTCAGTGTTCGACATTTGGTACTGGATGACATCTGGATCCCGCTGGGCGAGAACATGCTCATCGAATCCTTCAAGCCCGTATGGAACGTGGCTCTTGATGGGTTTGGCAATAAAGATCCTGGCAGACGAAGAGCAACGCAGTACAAGTCGCCTTGGGACGTCGTGCATCCGGGTAGGCAGTTTGCGGAGAAACTCGCGGAGGCGCCAGCATCAGCAGAGTTTCTGATTCAGCGAATCGAGGATTACTTTGCTGGTAAGCCTCTAGCCAAGCTCCCGAAGGCTCTTGCGGAGCAAGAAGCCGCCGAGCAGGCCGAAGCCGAAGAAGCAGCAGACGAAGCCTAA